The proteins below are encoded in one region of Candidatus Rokuibacteriota bacterium:
- a CDS encoding cation:proton antiporter has protein sequence MEFRELLVGLVLVWIAAKVAGEGMERIGQTAVLGELLAGVLIGPGGLGLVHESDTLHALAELGVLILLFEVGLESDLNQLLRAGAQATLVAVVGVVLPLALGFGVMRWFGHSALLAVFVGATLTATSVGITARVFADLGRLQDAAARVVLGAAVVDDILGLIILAVVTGIAQTGGVSFAAVGLLTGKAVVFLVVAILVGIRLAPIIIGWIGRMKARGTLIVYSVVFAVALAALADLVGLATIVGAFAAGLVLATTERREHIEDRIKPVADLFVPIFFVSVGMKVQPEMLNPFAEHAQFGIAMLLTAVAVISKLAAGLAVYQRTVRRWVVGVGMVPRGEVGLIFAGAGLSAGVIAQDLYSALVVVVMLTTFAAPPGLKALYREKKARRRRE, from the coding sequence ATGGAGTTCCGCGAGCTGTTGGTGGGCCTCGTCCTCGTCTGGATTGCGGCCAAGGTGGCCGGCGAGGGGATGGAGCGCATCGGCCAGACCGCCGTCCTTGGCGAACTGCTGGCCGGGGTGCTCATCGGGCCTGGTGGCCTCGGGCTCGTGCACGAGTCGGACACTCTGCACGCGCTGGCCGAACTCGGTGTCCTCATCCTCCTGTTCGAGGTTGGGTTGGAATCGGACCTCAACCAGTTGCTGCGGGCTGGCGCCCAAGCGACGCTTGTCGCGGTGGTCGGAGTGGTACTGCCGTTGGCCCTCGGCTTCGGCGTCATGCGCTGGTTCGGCCACTCGGCGCTCCTGGCCGTCTTCGTCGGCGCGACCCTCACCGCCACCAGCGTGGGTATCACGGCGCGTGTGTTCGCTGATCTCGGGCGGCTTCAGGATGCTGCCGCCAGGGTGGTGCTCGGAGCGGCTGTCGTGGATGACATCCTGGGCCTGATCATCCTGGCGGTCGTCACCGGGATCGCGCAGACGGGAGGGGTGTCCTTTGCCGCCGTCGGCCTGCTCACCGGGAAGGCTGTCGTCTTCCTGGTGGTCGCGATCCTGGTTGGGATTCGTCTCGCCCCGATCATCATCGGTTGGATAGGACGGATGAAGGCGCGGGGCACCCTCATCGTCTACTCGGTCGTCTTCGCGGTGGCGCTTGCCGCGCTGGCAGACCTGGTCGGTCTGGCGACGATCGTTGGGGCGTTCGCCGCCGGGCTGGTCTTGGCGACGACTGAGCGGCGGGAACACATCGAGGATCGCATCAAGCCGGTCGCTGACCTTTTCGTCCCGATCTTCTTCGTCAGCGTGGGGATGAAGGTCCAGCCCGAGATGCTGAACCCGTTCGCGGAGCACGCGCAGTTTGGCATCGCGATGCTCCTGACCGCTGTCGCCGTCATCTCGAAACTGGCAGCCGGCCTTGCGGTCTACCAGAGAACCGTGCGTCGGTGGGTGGTCGGGGTCGGCATGGTGCCGCGCGGCGAAGTCGGCCTGATATTCGCCGGGGCCGGTCTGTCGGCGGGAGTGATCGCGCAGGACCTGTACTCGGCGCTCGTGGTCGTGGTGATGCTCACGACGTTCGCGGCTCCCCCAGGGCTGAAGGCTCTCTACCGCGAGAAGAAGGCGAGGCGTCGGCGTGAGTGA